Genomic DNA from Neosynechococcus sphagnicola sy1:
AGGTATTTTGAAGTATGCGATTTGCTTCGGCATCTCCTTTGGTTAAATTTACCTTTGCCTCTGCTTCATTTGTTGCTTTGAGTGCGATAAATTCTGCCCGTTTTGCCTCTTGTTCAGCAATTTGCTTGGCTTCTACTGCCTCACTAAAACGCCTAGAAAAGTGGACATGAACCAAGGAGATATCATCAACTTGAATATGATATAGCGTTTTTCAGCCTAGTAGGGCTGGCGAGGTAAGATATAGGAATCCACTGTTAATCTAGATAAACGTGCGCCCATATTCTGAAGACTTGCGGAGAAAAATAGTTGAGAGATACATAGACGGGAAGACCTCTCAACGCAAGCTAGCCGAACAGTTTCATGTAGCATACAGCTTTGTACGCAAACTAACGAAGCAATATCGAGAGACCGGGACTATCCGTCCGAAGCAGCGAACAGAACAAACCCCCAGCAAACTCAGTGCTGAGCATCTGGCTGTGTTGAGTGGCTTAGTTGAGACAAATAATGATGCCACCTTGAGCGAACTGTGTGATCTGTTAGACGAAGCAGTTGGGGTTCGAGTCAGCATAACGACAATGTTTCGGATGCTTCAGAAGCTGAACTTGACCCTTAAAAAAAACACTGCATCCCCCTGAGAAAGAAACTGAGCGAGTTCAACAAAA
This window encodes:
- a CDS encoding helix-turn-helix domain-containing protein; the encoded protein is MRPYSEDLRRKIVERYIDGKTSQRKLAEQFHVAYSFVRKLTKQYRETGTIRPKQRTEQTPSKLSAEHLAVLSGLVETNNDATLSELCDLLDEAVGVRVSITTMFRMLQKLNLTLKKNTASP